In Bubalus bubalis isolate 160015118507 breed Murrah chromosome 20, NDDB_SH_1, whole genome shotgun sequence, the sequence TCTGCCTCTTGGTCTCCATCATTTACCCCACCACCTATGTCCAGTTTTTGTTTTACACCCCCTCCCGGGACCGCACCATCGCTGCTACTGCGTTCTGCTTCATTTCTACTGTGTCTTATGCCACCGAAGCAATCTGGATCTTGGGCTGGCCCCAGACAGGTGATTTCACTGGCTATACAGGCAGCTTGCCATTCCTCCTCAAGATGCTAGAGACACTGGTGGCCTGTGTCATCTTACCCTTCATCAGCAATCCCTACCTGTACATGGACCATCCATTGCTGGTGTCGTGCGTGGCTGTGTACTCCATCTGCTTCATCCTGGGGATCGTGACCATCCTGTTGAACCTGGCTAACTGTGAGAACCGActgcccatctcctcctccatgTTCCATCTGGTGCTGAGCCTGCTGTCTGTCCTTCTCTACATTGGTGCTCTGGTCCTCTGGCCGCTCTACCAATTTGATGAAAAGTTTGGCGGGCAGCCCGAGAGGTCCAGGGATGTGAGCTGTCAACACAGACTTACCAACTATCTTTGCATCTGGGACCAGCGACTGGCTGTGGCCATCCTGACAGCCATCAACCTGCTGATTTACGTGGCCGACCTGGTGTACTGGGCTCGCCAGGTTTCTGTAGGGACTGAGGACCAGCCCGGGGACTCCTGATCACCTCTGCTCACAGGAGGTATCTTTACCGACCTCTGACATCCTCTTCCtggctccctctctctctccttacaTCCTTCCCCATTTATCTCACTCTCctttctgttcccttctcctcttctgctctgtctccctcctgttttctttggttttccaCATTCTGTTTTGCCTCTTTCTCTTGCTTCTCtcatcttttctacattttttactttttgtccCTTTTCTGGTcatccttggttttctcatctcctGTGTCCTGACCACCTCTCCCCATCTTCCTTCTTCTGATCCATCAGGACCTGagactccttccttctctgccgaccgccccctcctgcctcctgaggTGCTGACTCCACGGCACACAGCCCTCTGTGCAGCTGTTCACACCCTGGGCCTCGGGAGGGGCCTCATTGCCAAAGTGTGTCTGTCCCCCTGGGGGTGCCTTAGTTAGTGTGTGGGGTGGATTTGGGGTGTGATTGGTAGCTAAGGATCAGGCCTCACTTTGTCCTCATGGAGGGGGTGGTACACTGCACCTttcctttaagttaaaaaaataaagctctggAGATCAATAATTTCCCTTAGGCAGGAGTGCTAATGCAGAGACTTGGATCCCTAGGCTCCCCTTGGGGCTCTGTCCCACCTGAGATTGGCTCTGGAGTTTTTACTGACTTACTGAAACCCACTGTCTATAGGCCTGTGGACAAAAAAATATTGTGAATCATTTCTGTAAACCATGACCGCTGCTGGCCATCCAGCCTTCAGCCACTGCAGTAGCCCCCAGTGGGGCAGCCCGAGGGGAATTTGCGATGGAGAAAGACAGGGCACTGGCTGTAGATCATTACGATGCATAAGAAAGGAATAATTCTAATGTGCTCAGACTCCTGCACCTTCTGGTCCCGAGAAAAACACTAAAGCTTGAGATATCAGTTTTTGTGATTAGTGATAATCCTTTGATGTTTGACcacatgtttcctttttttttaagcaaaaactCCCATGTATCCTGGCCCCCTTtcacctctttggaacagttctgCAGAGTGATCTGTGAGGTGTCTCCCAAGCTATAGTCTCCAGTGAGGTCTCCAAATAGAATATAACTCACAACTTAGATTGTGaggtttcttgttttttcttttcccttcagtcAGCAGTTTTGGTGACTGATGAaggaggaagcaacagttagaactggacatggaacaacagactggttcaaaataggaaaaggagtacatcaaggctgtatattgtcaccctgcttatttaacttctatgcagagtacatcatgagaaacgctggactggaagaaacacaagctggaatcaagattgccgggagaaatatcaataacctcagatatgcagatgacaccacccttatggcagaaagtgaagaggaactaaaaagcctcttgatgaaggtgaaggaggagagtgaaaaagttggcttaaagctcaacattcagaaaacgaagatcatggcatccggttccatcacttcatgggaaatagatggggaaacggtggaaacagtgtcagattttatttttctgggctccaaaatcactacagatggtgactgcagccaaaaaattaaaagacacttactccttggaagggaagttatgaccaacctagatagcatattcaaaagcagagacattactttgccaacgaaggttcgtctagtcaaggctatggtttttcctgtggtcatgtatggatgtgagagttggactgtgaagaaggctgagtgccaaagaattgatgcttttgaactgtggtgttggagaagactcttgagagtcccttggactgcaaggagatccaaccagtccattctgaaggagatcagccctgggatttctttggaaggaatgatgctaaagctgaaactccagtactttggtcaccttgtgggaagagttgactcattagaaaagactctgatgctgggagggattgggggcaggaggagaaggggacgacagaggatgagatggctggatggcatcactgactcaatgaacatgagtctgagtgaactccgggagttggtgatggacagggaggcctggcgtgctgcgattcatggggtcgcaaagagtcggacacgactgagcgactgatctgatctgatctcagtCAGCAGTTTTGGTGACTGATGAAGGAGGAACCCAGAGCAGTCTTCTCCTAACTCTACAATACACTGGAGACTGGGTACCTTTTGTGCCCATCTGCCTCCTCAGAGAGTCCAGATGAATATGGGGGAGGTTATTGGATCACCTGTTATTGGGTAATGATGCAAAGTTTGATTTGGCGCTATTAAACTCTTCCCTGGAGGGGTAGGTTTTCCTCGGCACTTAGTTCAAGAAGCAGTACCTGGGCTATTCTCAGGAGAAAGACACTAGGAAGATTTTGCTCAGTGGAAACACACTGAGTGATATGAAATGAAATCCATATTTGAATGGCAAGAGGagaaaagattaaatataaaattttcctttccctgtttgggcttcctccctccccttattGGGTATTGCGCATCTGCATTAACCACGCCTCCTAAGTAGATAACATTCCTTCTTTATCATATCAAGGATCACAGCTTCTTAGGAGATAACCTTTCTTCTCCTAAGGGGCCACAATGACCACCGCACACTTTGTTGAGCTGATCTGGATCATGTTAAGTGTCAGTAACACCTCGCTTGATGGATAACTGTTTGTCTCAAAAGTATAACTGTGCTTTGACCTCCTGGGTAGAACATTCGCAGAGTGTTCTGAAAGACGGTCTCCTAGGTTATAATTCCCAGACTGGCCCAAATAAAAGTTTCCACTTGTTTCTTAGACTGTCtgtcaattaatttttttcatcacaATGGgttattttcagatgaaaaacaCAGAGAAGTGCCTACAGAATTATATCTACAAGGTCTTGCTTAATTGGAAATTAAAGGAAACATCACCCCAAAATGGCCAAATTGGTGTTCACTGGACTTTGCAAAATTAATTAGTTTTGCATGTGCAGCTAGAAGAACCAGCttgataaaatatctttttagaaTTCTGACCCTAAAGGATCAAAAGCCCTTTAGAAGGATCTTGCATTTCTCTTCCTGCATCTTTGATACATAAACATAACTGATCTTCTgaggctttttttcccctgtattttaAGAGTCGCTACTGTCCAGAAGGAGCACATGGCAGCCAGTCAAATAGATTAGAATTTTAAGGAGATTTTTTGGTCTGGCTGTGTCAACACTCGTAGCCCATGAGTGCTCTTTGTCACCTTCACCTGTGAGGTATAGCTATCTGCCTATACAGTGAAAGCCCTTTACTTTTTCAGACCACTTTTGAAAGAAAGCTTTCTAGGTCTTGTGAAGGCTATATCCTCTTCTGGGGGCACCTCTTGTATCTTCTTGGTTTGAGTCACTATTAAAATCACTACTCATCAATGGCCAAACaacaacagattttattttcttgggctccaaaatccctgcagatggtgactgcagccatgaaattaaaagctgcttactccttggaaggaaagctatgacaaacctagacagcatattaaaaagcagagacatcattttgctgacaaaggtccatatggtcaaagctctggtttttccagtagtcatgtatggatgtgagagttggactataaagaatttCTTATATTTCCTGTATGAATATAATGGGGCATATTGCCATTTATGAAAATAGAATTTCCTATATTTCATGTATAAACATATAGGGGCATAtttcatatacataaataaaatgtccCATATCTCATGtatgaaaatacataaaatttcctatatttcatatatgaGAATAAAATATGGGTGTATAgttcatatatgaaaatagaattttccatagttcatACATGAGCGTATGAGCAGTTCTAAAGCTTCTGATTTAGTAAATCAGTCCAGGAACCACAGTGAAAATCATTGTGCCTTTTGAGTAATGCTTTTAGAGACTTGAGATAATTGTTCTAACTCAAGTACACTGTCTTACATCtcagtatatacatacaaaagtCTTAATTTGAAATAGTAAGATTTCTAAGTGACTCTATTTTAGATTATtgtgaactgaaataaaaatgtaggcATCAAAAATAACGCTAAAATGTTTTATCAGAGAACACTGACAAAAGcaactcaacttaaaaaaaaacaaacatatttatCCTCTAGTTAGATTTATTGACTTGATTAATCAGTTCTTCaggaagcaaaaattaagagagtaaatctactttatgtgatttttaaaaatctcatcagTTAGTTTCTTGATagcatcttttacttttaaaaatttcccctttttattttactattttttttctcttgatcctTTTTTGTATTTACAGCTAGCcttcaactatttttttaatcaagtacagttaatttacagtacgatatttgttttcagtgtacaaaATGCTCATTCAATGTTTTTACTGACTATACTCGATTTAAAGGTATTACAAAATAATGCCTATATTTCCCTCTGCTGTCTGCTGTGTgcttgtaacttatttatttcatattcagtggtTTGTGTCTCCTAACCCCCTACCCCTGTATtggccctcccacctccctctccccactggtaaccattagttctctgtatctgtgagtctgtttctgtttcacagataattttatttgtgtcatattttaggttccacatatacgTTTTCTCACATGGTATttgtgtttctgacttacttcgcctTCTATGATAATCTCAAGgttcatgttgctgaaaatggcattattttaatcttttctttatttcatatatgaaaatatgaatgGATATTCCATACATGAAAATAGAACTTTCTAGATTTCATTTATGGAAATATGGGTGCATATTTCCatatatgaaaatagaattttctagATTTCCTGTAAGACAGTATGGGTGCATATTTCCATatgtaaaaattgattttttatatttcctatttgaaaataaaatttcttatattttctatatgaaaatatggatgtatatatctatatatgaaaATCTAATTTTCTGCATTTCCTGTCTGAAAATATGTGTGCAGATCCTAGGGTTAGCTctcttgataattttttttttctggcatttgGAGACAGTCACTGTGGGTGTTGCCATTGTCCTTTCCCAAGACAGAGGAGGGGCATTCCCTCCCTTCCAGCTGCTAccctgcatttattgtttgtagatttttgatggtGGCCCTTCTGACTGGTGGGGATTGAGTCCTTATTGTCATTTTTGATTGTCATTCCTGAGGTAATCACAGATGCTGACGTCTTCTGCGGTGGAGATTTAGTGTTTTGGGTTTTTCCCCCTCCCTGAAATCGTGGAAGGAAAATTTACCTGTGGTAAGTGGCTTCTAGAAAGTTGGTtgtgtttggaattttttttggCAGTACTTGCCCCAGGACATTTCTTGAGGATAGCTGTCATgaacagcccgccaggctttctGAATTGGAGGTGCCAGTGAGCCCCGGCGGTCGAGTTGAAGTTACAGGAaatgtccacaaggcggcagccGTTTCTCACGCCCGCCTCTGGACCCTCCAGTAAGGAAAGCCGAGGGAAAGTTGGGTTCCTGGGATGTGAATTGGAGTGGACTGTGCCTGACCAAACACTTAAGGGTTGGTGGCTCAGTACTTCTCCCCGCTAAAGCTTCACAACCCTCCGTTCCACTGTCCCATCCGGGGCCACAGCGTCCTACTGAGGGTGCTGAGGTGCCAGGAGGCAGCACTCTCAGGAAAGAGGCTTGAGTTGCCTCATCAGCACCAGGAGATGTGGAGGCTAGGTGTCTGTTGCCCTCAAGGTCCTCCAGACCTTGATCCCATTTGGGACTCTGGTCCCAGCCAGAACACAGCAGACGGTAGGCCTTTAAAAAGGGTTAACCGAAGGGCACTGTGCCAGGCTGTGTGGACCCCACCCCAGTCCAGCAGTGGGACTGAAGGCTGCTCAGCCTCCAGAGATGGGATAGCATGCCACGTCAAGGAAGCTGGAGATAACAGAGTAGGCaccacttttctttccttttcttcaacaTCTTGCCAATGCTAccttgcagtatagttgatttgcaatgttgtgatCGCTGCCAGGGTACAGCCACCTGGTTCAGGCAGGACGTATCCATGGAGTGTATttgtcctttttcagattcttttgccaTAGAGCTTATTGCAGAAGGTTGAGCAAGGTGCTGAGCGTCAGGTGTTTGAGGATTATGTATCTCACATGCAATTTTCTCTGTatatgaggaaggaaggagataatccttgtggagtgtctgttgctgctgttgctaagttgcttcagtcgtgtccgactctgtgcgaccccatagacggcagcccaccaggctcccccgcccctgggattctccaggcaagaacactggagtgggttgccatttccttctccagtgcatgaaagtgaaaagtgaaagtgaagtcactcagtcgtgtccaactcttagcgaccccatggactgcagcccaccaagctcctccgtccatgggattttccagtcaagagtactggagtggggtgccattgccttctcccagagagtCTGTTAGAGACACGTATTTCTGGGTATAGGTCAGAaatagagatttctgtgtgtatgCAAAAGGAAGGAAGCTGATAATCCCTGTGGATTACTGATTACAGATACAGATTTGTGCCTGTGTTAGTCAGACAACAATAAGGAGAGAAGTTTCAACCTTCAACCAGCACTGGTGGGAATGGTGAAATGGTgctgccattttggaaaacagtctggcagttcctcaaaatatcAAACTTGGAGTCaacacatgacccagcaattccactcttgcgGATAAACCCAAACACTTGTGCAcacatgttcacagcagcccAGTTTCCAACAGCCAAAAGGGGGAAACCACACAAATGACCATCAATAAGCAATCAAACAGATACACACAGTGGAGTCCATCCACACAGTGGAGTatgactcagccatgaaaaggagtgaagctctgacacaggctacagtgtggatggaccttgaacaCACGATactcagtgagagaagcagacacaggaGGACACACAGCacgtgattccatttataggaaatgtccCGAACAGGTACATCCACAAAGAATGAAAGTGGGTTTGTGGTGGTTAGGGGATAGGGGagggggtggatggatggatggatg encodes:
- the LOC123465220 gene encoding myeloid-associated differentiation marker-like; this encodes MDYFLRTLQLLSTCVAISLVGSLDSWTVPTSTWSFVILCFCFVVTFIILIIESLALHYCFPFSWGDFLLCHACYLALFCLLVSIIYPTTYVQFLFYTPSRDRTIAATAFCFISTVSYATEAIWILGWPQTGDFTGYTGSLPFLLKMLETLVACVILPFISNPYLYMDHPLLVSCVAVYSICFILGIVTILLNLANCENRLPISSSMFHLVLSLLSVLLYIGALVLWPLYQFDEKFGGQPERSRDVSCQHRLTNYLCIWDQRLAVAILTAINLLIYVADLVYWARQVSVGTEDQPGDS